A single Roseinatronobacter monicus DNA region contains:
- a CDS encoding peptidoglycan D,D-transpeptidase FtsI family protein, with protein MIRTPLRPLARVLRARETGENPDLIERENRRLRQEAARDQARGRAETRLLAVALLFICAFVVLGARMGLLAATAPMELARGLQEDISSARADILDREGRVLATNLSTHALYAETHRMVDPEGAAQELARIFPEIDAQRMAARFTDPNRRFTWIRTRLSPEQMQAVHDIGEPGLLFAPREMRLYPNGRMAAHVLGGASFGQQGVRAAEVIGVAGTELFFDERLRDATKTDQPLHLSLDLTVQATVTEVLEGGKQMLNARGATAVLMDVFTGEVISLVSLPDFDPNNRPPPPTEGEPADSPLFNRAVQGYYELGSVMKAFAVAQGLDEGTVTPETIIDTRGPLTWGRFRIRDFRNYGPELSVKEVMVKSSNIGTARIMQPIGAERQQEFLRKFGLLDTMPLEVAEAARARPLLPDRWSDLSVMTVSYGHGMSTSPLALAAGYAALVNGGRKVTPTLVKQDRVQAGPQIISERTSQQKRLMLHQVVQEGTASFARIAGYPVGGKTGSADKPNPRGGGYKKDAVFATFASVFPAHEPRYVLVVTLDEPTDTTGPEPRRTAGWTAVPVSAEITRRVAPLLGLRPVSLDEANATFALGQ; from the coding sequence ATGATCCGAACACCCCTGCGCCCGCTTGCACGCGTCCTGCGGGCGCGCGAAACCGGCGAGAACCCCGACCTGATCGAGCGCGAAAACCGCCGCTTGCGGCAGGAAGCCGCGCGCGATCAGGCCCGTGGCCGCGCCGAGACGCGGCTGTTGGCGGTTGCGCTGTTGTTCATATGCGCTTTCGTCGTCTTGGGCGCGCGGATGGGCCTGCTGGCAGCGACCGCACCGATGGAGTTGGCGCGCGGCCTTCAGGAAGATATCTCCAGTGCGCGGGCAGATATTCTGGACCGCGAGGGACGTGTGCTGGCAACCAATCTGAGCACGCACGCGCTTTATGCTGAAACCCACCGCATGGTTGACCCGGAAGGGGCAGCGCAAGAACTTGCGCGCATTTTCCCCGAGATTGATGCGCAGCGCATGGCCGCGCGCTTCACCGACCCCAACCGACGGTTCACATGGATCAGAACACGGCTTTCGCCGGAACAGATGCAAGCCGTACATGATATAGGCGAGCCGGGCCTGCTGTTCGCCCCGCGCGAGATGCGGCTATATCCGAACGGGCGCATGGCGGCGCATGTTCTTGGGGGCGCGAGTTTCGGCCAGCAGGGCGTGCGCGCCGCCGAGGTGATTGGTGTGGCCGGGACCGAGTTGTTCTTTGATGAGCGACTGCGCGACGCGACCAAAACCGATCAGCCGTTGCACCTGTCGCTGGATCTGACAGTGCAAGCGACAGTCACCGAAGTGCTGGAGGGCGGCAAGCAGATGCTGAACGCGCGCGGCGCGACTGCCGTGCTGATGGATGTTTTCACAGGCGAGGTGATCAGCCTTGTCTCGTTGCCCGATTTCGACCCGAACAACCGCCCCCCCCCACCAACCGAAGGGGAGCCGGCGGACAGCCCGTTGTTCAACCGTGCCGTGCAGGGGTATTACGAGTTGGGCTCGGTCATGAAGGCTTTTGCGGTGGCGCAGGGGCTGGATGAAGGCACTGTGACGCCCGAGACCATTATCGACACACGCGGCCCATTGACATGGGGGCGCTTTCGCATCCGTGATTTCCGCAACTATGGCCCAGAGCTTTCGGTGAAGGAAGTTATGGTCAAATCCTCGAACATTGGTACTGCGCGGATCATGCAGCCCATCGGGGCCGAACGTCAGCAAGAATTTCTGCGCAAGTTCGGGCTTCTGGACACGATGCCGCTGGAAGTGGCCGAAGCCGCGCGCGCCCGGCCCCTTTTGCCTGACCGCTGGTCCGATCTGTCGGTCATGACCGTTTCTTACGGGCACGGCATGTCAACCAGCCCGCTGGCATTGGCCGCAGGCTATGCCGCGCTGGTCAATGGCGGGCGCAAGGTAACGCCAACGTTGGTCAAGCAAGACCGCGTGCAAGCAGGCCCACAGATCATATCCGAGCGCACATCACAGCAAAAGCGCCTGATGCTGCATCAGGTCGTGCAGGAAGGCACGGCGTCTTTCGCGCGGATTGCAGGCTATCCGGTGGGGGGCAAGACAGGATCGGCAGACAAGCCCAACCCGCGCGGGGGCGGCTACAAGAAGGATGCGGTTTTCGCAACTTTCGCCAGCGTCTTTCCTGCGCATGAGCCGCGTTATGTGCTTGTCGTCACGCTGGATGAACCTACCGACACAACCGGGCCAGAGCCACGCCGCACGGCGGGCTGGACAGCGGTGCCTGTCTCTGCCGAGATCACGCGCCGTGTGGCCCCGTTGCTGGGCCTGCGCCCCGTTTCGCTGGATGAGGCAAATGCCACATTCGCCTTGGGGCAATAG
- the ftsL gene encoding cell division protein FtsL → MRSLLYLCTALAVIALAAWAYRENHLTQQAMNERRALEREIAALNESLSVQRAEWAYLNRPDRLRELVDINFSRLRLVPITSMHFGEIGQVAYPMPVARTQVFDTIELSGEIEQLSATTEEAQP, encoded by the coding sequence ATGCGAAGTCTGTTGTATCTGTGCACGGCGCTTGCGGTGATTGCTCTGGCCGCTTGGGCCTATCGGGAAAACCATTTGACCCAGCAGGCCATGAACGAGCGGCGCGCGCTGGAGCGTGAGATCGCCGCGCTGAACGAGTCGCTGAGCGTCCAGCGCGCGGAATGGGCCTATCTGAACCGCCCCGACCGCCTGCGCGAGCTTGTCGATATCAATTTCTCACGGCTGCGGCTGGTGCCGATCACATCCATGCATTTTGGTGAAATAGGTCAGGTTGCCTATCCGATGCCCGTCGCCCGCACACAGGTATTCGATACGATCGAACTGTCTGGCGAGATTGAACAACTATCCGCCACCACCGAGGAGGCGCAGCCATGA
- the rsmH gene encoding 16S rRNA (cytosine(1402)-N(4))-methyltransferase RsmH, protein MPSSSDSPHIPVLLRPILAHLAPIKGVWLDGTLGAGGYARALLDAGAEQVIGLDRDPLALEMAQDWAAEYGNRLRLVAGNFAQLDEHAGDLVDGVVLDLGVSSMQLDQAERGFSFAKDGPLDMRMSQSGPSARDLVNEADEGVLADILYHFGEERASRRIARTIVRERQVAPIETTLHLAGIVSGCLPRPKPGQSHPATRSFQALRIAVNAEFDALVAGLEAAERALKPGGKLAVVSFHSMEDRVVKRFLTARAGQGGRANRFAPEAPEETPRFRLIERRGVSADDEELALNPRARSARLRMAERLDGPAEPVDRQGLGLPRLALEKPR, encoded by the coding sequence ATGCCCAGCAGTTCTGACAGTCCGCATATTCCGGTTTTGCTACGCCCCATTCTCGCGCATCTGGCGCCGATCAAGGGGGTTTGGCTGGACGGAACATTGGGGGCCGGCGGATATGCGCGCGCTTTGCTGGACGCGGGCGCGGAACAGGTGATCGGGCTGGATCGTGACCCGCTGGCGCTGGAAATGGCGCAAGACTGGGCGGCAGAATACGGGAACAGGCTGCGGCTTGTTGCGGGTAATTTCGCACAGTTGGATGAACATGCGGGCGATCTCGTTGATGGGGTGGTGCTGGATCTGGGTGTCTCGTCCATGCAACTGGATCAGGCCGAACGCGGGTTTTCCTTTGCCAAGGATGGCCCGCTCGATATGCGCATGTCCCAAAGTGGGCCGTCCGCGCGTGATCTCGTCAATGAGGCCGATGAGGGCGTGCTGGCCGATATCCTGTATCATTTCGGCGAAGAGCGCGCATCGCGCCGCATTGCCCGCACCATAGTGCGCGAACGCCAAGTCGCACCGATAGAGACGACTTTGCATTTGGCTGGCATTGTCAGCGGCTGTCTGCCGCGCCCCAAGCCAGGCCAAAGCCATCCGGCCACGCGCAGTTTTCAGGCCTTGCGCATCGCGGTCAACGCAGAGTTCGACGCGCTGGTTGCAGGGCTGGAAGCGGCAGAGCGCGCGCTTAAACCGGGGGGCAAGCTGGCGGTGGTCAGCTTTCATTCCATGGAAGACCGTGTGGTCAAACGCTTTTTGACAGCCCGCGCGGGGCAGGGCGGGCGCGCCAACCGCTTTGCACCGGAAGCCCCGGAGGAAACGCCGCGCTTTCGCCTGATTGAGCGGCGCGGCGTCAGTGCGGATGACGAGGAACTGGCGCTAAACCCGCGTGCGCGCTCGGCGCGGTTGCGCATGGCGGAACGTCTGGACGGCCCGGCGGAACCGGTGGATCGCCAAGGACTGGGGCTGCCCCGGCTGGCACTGGAAAAACCAAGGTGA
- a CDS encoding division/cell wall cluster transcriptional repressor MraZ translates to MSVPASFRRVIEQGDPDWKEGLRPNFIIVAGLDYQKRLDCFTITAMEEIEDRIDMMQPGSSERSLMELTYHANSIEAQIDEDGRIILPNYLREKLELDADEKARFMGRNDHFQIWKEATFDATYTSQTETLMTGKGADYDPRILLPNPSRGPRLEP, encoded by the coding sequence GTGTCGGTTCCAGCCTCCTTCAGGCGTGTTATTGAACAAGGTGACCCTGACTGGAAAGAAGGTCTGCGCCCCAATTTCATTATCGTTGCAGGGCTGGACTACCAAAAGCGCCTTGACTGCTTCACCATCACAGCCATGGAAGAAATCGAGGATCGTATCGACATGATGCAGCCCGGTTCCTCCGAGCGCAGCCTGATGGAACTGACCTATCACGCCAATTCCATCGAAGCGCAGATTGACGAAGACGGACGTATTATCCTGCCCAACTACCTGCGTGAAAAGCTGGAACTGGACGCAGATGAAAAAGCCCGCTTCATGGGCCGCAATGACCATTTCCAGATCTGGAAAGAGGCCACGTTCGACGCGACCTACACATCGCAGACCGAAACCCTGATGACGGGCAAAGGGGCGGATTATGACCCGCGCATCCTGCTGCCCAACCCGTCACGCGGCCCGCGCCTTGAGCCATGA
- a CDS encoding Mrp/NBP35 family ATP-binding protein yields MTLTREQVLSALEAIDLPDGGTLTSRDLVRALVIEDGAVRFVIEAENPEAAQKLAPVRQAAEAAVSALDGVSRVSVALTAHGPAAKSKGAPPALKLGRHPTEQPGKQSVPGVKNIIAIGSGKGGVGKSTVASNLAVALARHGLRVGLLDADIYGPSQPRMMGVDRRPASPDGKTIIPLQAHGVTMISIGLMLKEDDAVIWRGPMLMGALQQLLTQVEWGNLDVLIVDMPPGTGDIQLTLCSKFDVRGAIVVSTPQDVALLDARKALRAFQTLNTPVLGLIENMSTFICPKCGHEEHIFGEGGVRAEAKKQKLPFLGELPLSVEVRLAGDGGVPVAATDSLVAKAYERMAARLIEVL; encoded by the coding sequence ATGACACTGACGCGTGAACAGGTTCTATCGGCGCTGGAGGCGATTGATCTGCCTGATGGCGGCACACTGACCTCTCGGGATCTTGTCCGCGCGCTTGTGATCGAGGATGGGGCCGTTCGATTTGTCATTGAGGCAGAAAACCCCGAAGCCGCGCAAAAGCTAGCGCCCGTGCGTCAGGCCGCCGAGGCGGCCGTCTCTGCCCTCGATGGGGTCTCGCGGGTTTCGGTCGCACTGACAGCACATGGTCCGGCGGCCAAATCCAAAGGCGCGCCGCCTGCACTGAAGTTGGGGCGCCACCCGACAGAACAGCCGGGCAAGCAATCGGTGCCGGGTGTCAAAAACATTATCGCAATCGGGTCTGGCAAGGGCGGGGTCGGGAAATCTACGGTTGCTTCTAATCTGGCGGTGGCGCTTGCGCGGCATGGGCTGCGCGTGGGGCTGCTGGATGCAGATATCTATGGACCAAGCCAGCCGCGCATGATGGGTGTCGACCGCCGCCCCGCGTCGCCCGATGGGAAAACCATTATCCCGTTGCAGGCGCATGGGGTGACCATGATCTCGATCGGCCTGATGTTGAAAGAAGACGATGCCGTCATCTGGCGCGGTCCAATGCTGATGGGCGCGTTGCAGCAGTTGTTGACGCAGGTGGAATGGGGCAATCTGGATGTGCTGATTGTCGATATGCCGCCGGGCACAGGGGATATTCAACTGACGCTGTGTTCCAAATTCGATGTGCGTGGCGCGATTGTCGTGTCGACCCCGCAAGATGTGGCGCTGCTAGATGCGCGCAAGGCGCTGCGTGCCTTCCAAACGCTTAACACGCCGGTTTTGGGGCTGATTGAAAACATGTCGACCTTCATCTGCCCGAAATGCGGCCATGAAGAACATATCTTCGGTGAAGGCGGTGTGCGCGCCGAGGCGAAGAAGCAAAAGCTACCGTTTCTGGGCGAATTACCCCTAAGCGTCGAGGTGCGACTGGCAGGGGATGGCGGCGTACCTGTGGCTGCGACAGACAGTCTTGTTGCCAAAGCTTATGAACGCATGGCCGCACGGTTGATCGAAGTTCTGTAA
- a CDS encoding HIT family protein: MAIFTVTASPQSATWPDCARFHPVPIFFKHMENPLENCLFCKIASGALPAHKIYEDTEILAFLDLHPIREGHALVIPKAHHIWFEDLPQALATQITTCAQHIARTMKQMYHVERVALFYTGIHVPHAHAHVVPMHHVHDVTSAAYLRDGPDSFSAPPQLPADEMSAIAAKLRESF; the protein is encoded by the coding sequence ATGGCTATTTTTACAGTAACGGCAAGCCCGCAAAGCGCCACGTGGCCCGATTGCGCGCGCTTCCACCCTGTGCCAATATTCTTCAAACATATGGAGAACCCCTTGGAAAACTGTCTTTTCTGCAAGATTGCATCAGGCGCGTTGCCCGCCCACAAGATATATGAAGATACAGAGATTCTGGCCTTTCTGGACCTGCACCCCATCCGCGAGGGCCATGCGCTGGTCATTCCGAAAGCGCACCATATCTGGTTCGAGGATCTGCCACAGGCACTTGCGACACAAATCACCACCTGTGCCCAGCACATCGCCCGCACGATGAAGCAGATGTACCATGTGGAACGCGTGGCCCTGTTCTATACAGGTATTCATGTGCCGCACGCCCATGCGCATGTTGTCCCCATGCATCATGTGCATGATGTCACCTCAGCAGCCTATCTGCGCGACGGGCCTGATTCCTTTAGCGCGCCGCCGCAATTACCCGCCGACGAAATGTCGGCGATTGCCGCGAAATTGCGGGAAAGCTTCTGA
- a CDS encoding DUF1127 domain-containing protein, giving the protein MAHIVENLGVSLGNTGFRSMIERIGASFKQRRVYNRTHAELSQLSTRELDDLGISRSMISRLAYEAAYGR; this is encoded by the coding sequence ATGGCGCACATTGTTGAAAATCTAGGCGTTTCGCTGGGCAATACCGGCTTTCGTTCAATGATCGAGCGTATCGGCGCGAGTTTCAAGCAACGCCGCGTGTATAACAGAACCCATGCAGAGCTCAGCCAACTGAGCACGCGGGAACTCGACGATCTTGGGATTTCGCGGTCCATGATTTCACGCCTCGCCTATGAGGCAGCGTACGGACGCTAA
- a CDS encoding ATP-dependent helicase — protein MSDFNSDLPLSARAMAARPAPYLDGLNPAQRQAVDTLDGPVLMLAGAGTGKTKALTARIAHLLNSGRAYPSGILAVTFTNKAAREMKLRVGGYLGEAVEGMPWLGTFHSISAKLLRRHAELVGLKSNFTILDSDDQLRLLKQLLVAANIDDKRWPARLLASIIDQWKNRAWRPDQVPSSEASAFNNRGTEFYAAYQDRLKTLNACDFGDLLLHCVTIFQAHPDVLQSYQQRFRYILVDEYQDTNVAQYLWLRLLAEGHKNICCVGDDDQSIYGWRGAEVGNILRFERDFPGAVVVRLEQNYRSTPHILAAASQVIAGNEDRLGKTLWTEARAGEKVRLIGHWDGEEEARWIGEQVEDLSQGTRGLNPFSLNQMAILVRASHQMRAFEDRFLTIGMPYRVIGGPRFYERMEIRDAMAYFRLAVSPGDDLAFERIVNTPKRGLGDKAQQTIQRIARANAVPLVQGAALAIEAGEIKGRGAAQLRALIENIARWHSAVGTTGMVEAEDDLVEVIRPEGDAQNHIELAEQILEESGYTEMWLNDKTPEGPGRLENLKELIKALESFENLQGFLEHISLIMENDSDDTEAKVSIMTLHGSKGLEFPVVFLPGWEDGLFPSQRSMDESGLKGLEEERRLAYVGITRAEQLCTISFAANRRVYGQWQSQMPSRFVDELPAAHVEVLTPPGLYGGGIAPVASTIEERAQRADVYNSPGWRRLQTATERPVSQPREARNMVIDGTSAPAFEVGARVFHQKFGYGRVTLVEGDKLFIEFEKSGPRHVVAKFIVPAEQADDVPF, from the coding sequence ATGTCAGATTTCAACTCCGATCTCCCGCTTTCCGCCCGCGCTATGGCTGCGCGGCCCGCACCCTATCTGGACGGGCTGAACCCTGCGCAACGGCAGGCCGTCGACACATTGGACGGCCCCGTGCTGATGCTGGCAGGGGCCGGCACAGGCAAAACGAAGGCGCTGACCGCCCGGATTGCGCATTTGCTGAACTCTGGCCGCGCCTATCCGTCCGGCATTCTGGCCGTGACCTTTACCAACAAGGCCGCGCGCGAAATGAAGCTGCGCGTCGGCGGCTATCTGGGCGAGGCGGTCGAGGGGATGCCGTGGCTGGGCACCTTTCATTCGATCAGTGCGAAACTGCTGCGGCGTCATGCCGAACTTGTCGGTTTGAAATCGAATTTCACAATTCTGGACAGTGACGACCAGTTGCGACTGCTCAAACAACTTCTTGTTGCGGCCAATATCGACGACAAGCGTTGGCCCGCGCGGCTGCTGGCCTCGATTATCGACCAGTGGAAAAACCGTGCATGGCGGCCTGACCAAGTGCCAAGTTCCGAGGCCAGTGCCTTCAACAATCGCGGGACAGAGTTTTACGCCGCCTATCAGGACCGGCTGAAAACCCTGAATGCCTGCGATTTTGGCGATCTGTTGCTGCATTGCGTGACGATCTTTCAGGCGCATCCTGACGTGCTGCAAAGCTATCAGCAACGTTTTCGCTATATTCTGGTGGACGAGTATCAGGACACCAATGTGGCGCAATATCTGTGGCTGCGGCTGCTGGCCGAGGGGCACAAGAATATCTGCTGCGTGGGCGACGACGATCAGTCGATCTATGGCTGGCGCGGTGCTGAAGTGGGTAATATTTTGCGGTTCGAGCGTGATTTTCCCGGTGCGGTCGTGGTGCGGCTGGAACAGAACTACCGCTCAACGCCGCATATTCTGGCCGCTGCATCCCAAGTGATTGCAGGCAATGAAGACCGGCTGGGCAAAACCTTGTGGACCGAAGCGCGGGCGGGCGAAAAAGTGCGCCTGATCGGCCATTGGGACGGCGAGGAAGAGGCGCGCTGGATCGGCGAACAGGTCGAAGACCTTAGCCAAGGCACGCGCGGGCTAAACCCGTTCAGCCTGAACCAGATGGCCATACTTGTGCGCGCCAGCCACCAGATGCGCGCCTTCGAGGATCGGTTTCTGACCATTGGCATGCCCTACCGTGTGATCGGCGGGCCGCGATTCTATGAACGTATGGAGATCCGCGACGCGATGGCCTATTTTCGTCTGGCGGTCAGCCCTGGCGATGATCTGGCCTTTGAGCGGATCGTTAACACCCCTAAACGGGGCTTGGGCGACAAGGCGCAGCAGACAATCCAGCGCATTGCGCGCGCAAACGCTGTGCCGCTGGTGCAGGGCGCGGCACTTGCGATTGAGGCGGGCGAGATCAAGGGCAGGGGGGCAGCGCAGTTGCGCGCGCTGATCGAGAATATTGCGCGTTGGCACAGCGCCGTCGGCACCACGGGCATGGTGGAAGCCGAAGATGATCTGGTCGAGGTCATTCGCCCTGAGGGGGATGCGCAAAATCATATCGAACTGGCCGAGCAGATTCTGGAGGAGTCGGGCTATACCGAGATGTGGCTAAACGACAAGACGCCCGAAGGGCCGGGGCGGTTGGAGAATTTGAAAGAACTGATCAAGGCGCTCGAATCCTTCGAAAACCTGCAAGGATTTCTAGAGCACATCTCGCTTATCATGGAGAATGACAGTGATGATACCGAGGCCAAGGTCAGTATCATGACGCTGCATGGCTCCAAAGGGTTGGAATTTCCGGTCGTGTTTCTGCCCGGCTGGGAAGACGGGTTGTTTCCCTCGCAACGCTCGATGGACGAATCGGGCCTCAAGGGGTTGGAGGAAGAACGTAGGCTGGCCTATGTCGGGATCACCCGTGCCGAGCAGTTATGCACCATCAGTTTTGCCGCCAACAGGCGCGTCTATGGGCAGTGGCAGTCACAGATGCCATCGCGCTTCGTCGATGAACTGCCTGCCGCACATGTCGAAGTTCTGACCCCGCCTGGCCTGTATGGGGGTGGCATAGCACCTGTTGCCAGCACGATTGAAGAGCGCGCCCAGCGGGCCGATGTCTATAATTCGCCCGGTTGGCGGCGGCTGCAAACAGCGACAGAGCGCCCGGTCAGCCAGCCACGCGAGGCGCGCAATATGGTGATTGACGGGACATCTGCGCCTGCCTTCGAGGTCGGCGCGCGGGTCTTTCATCAGAAATTCGGCTATGGCCGCGTCACATTGGTCGAAGGCGACAAGCTATTCATCGAATTTGAAAAGTCCGGCCCGCGCCATGTTGTGGCGAAGTTCATCGTGCCTGCGGAACAGGCCGACGACGTCCCGTTCTGA
- a CDS encoding alpha-hydroxy acid oxidase, translated as MSLDLRYPALSDLKAACKRRVPWFVWEYLDSATGTESVKPRNRAALDAVLFQPAVLRGAITPDLQTQFLGQDYAMPVGIAPIGMSGLIWPGAEAALAQMAQTTRLPYCLSTVATRLPEEIGPIAGDMGWFQLYPPKDPKIRADILTRARNAGFRTLVLTVDLPGPSRRERQLRAQLAIPPKLTPSMLWQIAQCPSWALGTLRHGQPRLRLMEAYLKLDGNAPSTAHPGYLLRAAPDWDYVQAVRALWDGPLVIKGVIEPQDALRLRDTGADAIWVSNHGGRQFDGAPAALHALPRIRAAIGPDMPLIFDGGVESGLDVLRALALGADFTMLGRGWHYALGALGPQGAQHLAQILRDDLASNMIQMGLTQPKKAHLQLWTHGPAPEI; from the coding sequence ATGAGCCTTGATCTGCGCTATCCCGCCCTGTCCGACCTGAAAGCCGCCTGCAAACGGCGGGTGCCGTGGTTTGTGTGGGAGTATCTGGACAGCGCCACAGGCACGGAATCGGTCAAACCGCGCAACCGGGCCGCGCTGGACGCGGTGTTGTTCCAACCCGCCGTGTTGCGCGGTGCGATAACGCCCGACTTGCAGACGCAGTTTCTGGGGCAAGACTATGCCATGCCCGTCGGCATTGCCCCGATTGGCATGTCCGGTCTGATCTGGCCGGGGGCAGAGGCGGCACTGGCCCAGATGGCGCAGACCACCCGCCTGCCCTATTGCCTCAGCACCGTTGCCACACGCCTGCCCGAAGAGATTGGGCCTATCGCAGGTGATATGGGCTGGTTTCAGCTTTATCCGCCCAAAGACCCGAAGATTCGCGCCGATATTCTGACCCGCGCCCGAAATGCCGGTTTTCGCACATTGGTGCTGACAGTCGATCTGCCCGGCCCCTCGCGGCGCGAGCGGCAGTTGCGCGCGCAGCTTGCGATCCCCCCCAAACTGACCCCGTCAATGCTGTGGCAAATCGCGCAATGCCCGTCATGGGCGCTTGGTACACTGCGCCACGGCCAACCCCGCTTGCGCCTGATGGAGGCGTATTTGAAGCTTGACGGCAACGCCCCCTCAACCGCGCATCCCGGCTATCTGCTGCGCGCGGCCCCTGATTGGGACTATGTGCAGGCGGTGCGCGCGCTCTGGGATGGGCCGTTGGTGATAAAAGGCGTGATCGAGCCGCAAGATGCCCTGCGCCTGCGCGATACGGGCGCAGATGCGATCTGGGTGTCCAATCATGGGGGACGGCAATTCGACGGCGCACCCGCCGCATTGCACGCCCTGCCCCGCATTCGCGCAGCCATTGGCCCGGACATGCCCCTGATCTTCGATGGCGGCGTTGAATCAGGGCTGGATGTGCTGCGCGCACTGGCCTTGGGGGCAGATTTCACCATGCTGGGGCGTGGCTGGCACTACGCCCTTGGCGCATTGGGGCCGCAAGGTGCCCAGCATCTGGCACAGATTCTGCGCGACGACCTTGCCAGCAACATGATCCAGATGGGACTAACCCAGCCGAAAAAGGCGCATTTACAGCTATGGACGCACGGCCCAGCACCTGAAATCTAA